The DNA sequence GGCGGTCCAGCGACCCGCGAAGAACGAGGCCACCACGAGCGCGGCGAGGACGCCCCCCGCGAGCCAAAGCGACACTCCCTCGAGCCGGACCTCGCGATCGTCAGCCACGCGACGCGTCCTCGAGATCCGCGACGGCGATCGAGTTCTTCTTTCCGGCCTTGACCGACTGCATCGCCCGGTCGGCGCGAACGACGAGCTCCTCCTTCGCCCGGGCGTGCAGCGGGAAGGAGGCGATGCCGAAGGAGGCCGTCATCGGCTGCCCGGCCGTCGGGCCGAGCTCGCGCTGGAGCATCGGCCGCGAGGAGATCGCCTCGCGGACGCGCTCGGCGACCTCGAGCGCGCCGTGCCACTCGGTCTCGGGGAGGACGATGCAGAACTCGTCTCCGCCGAAGCGGAACAACTTGTCGAACTTCCGGATCTTCGCGCGCACGCGCTGCGAGACCTCGAGGAGCGTGCGGCTTCCCATGGCGTGCCCGAGCCGGTTGTTGACCTCCTTGAGGTTGTCCATGTCGAAGAAGATCAGCGACAGCGGCGTCTTGAACCGGTTCGAGCGCGCCATCTCCTCGACGAGGAACTCCTCGAAGTGCCGGCGGTTGAAACACTCCGCGGTGTCGTCCCGGATCGTCAGCTCGCGGATGGCGCGCACCTGCGCGGCGTTCCCGAACGCGTCGCGGGACGCCGCGGCGAGCTCGTCCAGGCGAGCACCCGCGTCGGCGGTCGGATCGAAGACGAGAAGCAGCGCCACCGTCCCGTCGCGCCCGTCGCGCAGGGGAACGGCGAGGGAGGCCTTCGGCGCGCCGGGGAGATCCCCCACCGGACCGACGCGCTCCCAGCGCTCGCTCGCGACCGGAAGCGGCACCTCCCTCGCGCGGCCCACCGCCCGCAGCGCGAGCAGGCGCGCGTCGTCGGCGGGGAGGCTCGTCGCGAGCGGGGCGAAGCCGCCGGCCTCCTCGTCCCGCCCGAGCGCGACGAACGCCGCGCCGCCGCTCCACTCGACGGCGATGCGGCCGAAGGTCTCGAGCTGCGCGGGAAGCTCGAGGGCACGGTAGACCTCGAGCGCCGCCCGGAGCACCGCGTCGTCCCTCGTCTTCGTTTTCGTCTTCACCGGCGCCTACCGGAGGAACGCCTTGAGCATGTCGATCGGAAGCGGGAACACGATGGTCGAGTTCTTCTCGGTCGCGATCTCCGTGAGGGTCTGCAGGTAACGCAGCTGGAGCGTCGTCGGGTGCTGGCCGATCACCTCCGCCGCACGCCCCAGGGCCGACGCCGCCTGCTCCTCCCCTTCCGCGTGGATGATCTTCGCGCGCTTCTCGCGCTCGGCCTCCGCCTGCTTGGCCATCGCCCGCTGCATCTCGACGGGAAGATCCACGTGCTTGACCTCCACCGCGGAGACCTTGATCCCCCAGGGGTCGGTGTGTTTGTCGAGGATCGTCTGAAGCTCCTGGTTGAGCTTCTCCCGGCCGCTGAGCAGCTCGTCGAGCTCCTGCGAGCCGAGGACCGAGCGGAGCGTCGTCTGCGCGAGCTGGCTCGTGGCGTAGTGGAAGTTCTCGACGTCCACGACGGCGCGGCGCGGGTTCATCACCCGGTAATAGACGACCGCGTTCACCTTCACCGACACGTTGTCGCGCGTGATGATGTCCTGCGGCGGGACGTCGTGGACGACCGTCCGCAGGGACACGCGGAACATCCGGTCGACGATCGGGATCAGCAGGAAGATCCCGGGCCCGTAGTCGGTCGGACGGAGGCGGCCGAGACGGAAGACCACCCCGCGCTCGTACTCCGGGAGGATCTTGACGGAGTTCGCGAGGACGAGCACGACGACGACCAGCACCACGAGAAGCGCGGCCGGAAGCTCGAATCCGATCATGCGACCTCCCCGGAGGCCCGCCCGTCGAGCGGGCGGACGTGCAGCACCATCGATTCCACCTTTTCGACGCGGACGCGACGACCCGCCGGAACGTGTCCCGCCGCGCTGACCGCGTCCCAGAGCTCCCCGTGCACGAAGACGCGCCCCTCCGGCACGAGGGCGCGCTCCACGGTCCCCACCTCCCCCTCGAGCCCCTCCGCCCCGGTCGCGAGCGGGGCGCGCTGGGCTGCGGCGGCGAGCCGGACGGCCAGCGCGCAGAACGCGCCGAGGGCCAGGACCGCCGGCAGGAGCACCAGGAGCGGGACGCGCAGCTCGGGGACCGGGCCGGGGAACATCATCCAGATTCCCACGCCCAGACAGGCGACCCCGGCCGCGGTGAGCAGGCCGTGGGAGACGACCTTCACCTCGAGCACGAAGCAGGCGAGCCCGCCGGCCACGAGCAGCAAACCGACGAACGAGAAGGGGAGCATGTTGGCCGCGAGCGCGAACAGGAGCAGGCTCACCGCGCCGACGACGCCCGGGACCCAGCCGCCCGGATTCTGGAACTCGAACCAGAGCCCGCCGATCCCCACGAGGAAGAGGATCAGGGCGACGGTGGGGCTCGCGAGCTCCTCGACGATCCGCTGCCAGCCCGTCCGCTCCACCTCCACCACCGCCGCCCCGGCGAGATCGAGGCGCGCGCGGGTTCCGTCGAAGCGGGTGATCTCGCGGCCGTCGAGCTTCGCGAGGAGCTCCGCCCGGTCCTTCGCCACGATCTCCACGAGCCCCGACGCCGAGGCGACCGCGTCGGTGTACACCTCGGCGGACATCACC is a window from the Candidatus Polarisedimenticolaceae bacterium genome containing:
- a CDS encoding NfeD family protein translates to MTRFLLAFASAGVVYATAASAAPTVRLVPFGTEVTHATANRIYDAIDAAAASGDALILVELDTPGGDVRALESIVQRMLASKTPICVWVGPAGARAASAGFLMLLAADVAAMAPGTRTGAASVIRGVGPNPEDDVALKKMTKDFAGLARSIAEHRGRDVAKAEQAVMSAEVYTDAVASASGLVEIVAKDRAELLAKLDGREITRFDGTRARLDLAGAAVVEVERTGWQRIVEELASPTVALILFLVGIGGLWFEFQNPGGWVPGVVGAVSLLLFALAANMLPFSFVGLLLVAGGLACFVLEVKVVSHGLLTAAGVACLGVGIWMMFPGPVPELRVPLLVLLPAVLALGAFCALAVRLAAAAQRAPLATGAEGLEGEVGTVERALVPEGRVFVHGELWDAVSAAGHVPAGRRVRVEKVESMVLHVRPLDGRASGEVA
- a CDS encoding GGDEF domain-containing protein, giving the protein MKTKTKTRDDAVLRAALEVYRALELPAQLETFGRIAVEWSGGAAFVALGRDEEAGGFAPLATSLPADDARLLALRAVGRAREVPLPVASERWERVGPVGDLPGAPKASLAVPLRDGRDGTVALLLVFDPTADAGARLDELAAASRDAFGNAAQVRAIRELTIRDDTAECFNRRHFEEFLVEEMARSNRFKTPLSLIFFDMDNLKEVNNRLGHAMGSRTLLEVSQRVRAKIRKFDKLFRFGGDEFCIVLPETEWHGALEVAERVREAISSRPMLQRELGPTAGQPMTASFGIASFPLHARAKEELVVRADRAMQSVKAGKKNSIAVADLEDASRG
- a CDS encoding slipin family protein, translated to MIGFELPAALLVVLVVVVLVLANSVKILPEYERGVVFRLGRLRPTDYGPGIFLLIPIVDRMFRVSLRTVVHDVPPQDIITRDNVSVKVNAVVYYRVMNPRRAVVDVENFHYATSQLAQTTLRSVLGSQELDELLSGREKLNQELQTILDKHTDPWGIKVSAVEVKHVDLPVEMQRAMAKQAEAEREKRAKIIHAEGEEQAASALGRAAEVIGQHPTTLQLRYLQTLTEIATEKNSTIVFPLPIDMLKAFLR